The Deinococcota bacterium genome has a window encoding:
- a CDS encoding NAD(P)/FAD-dependent oxidoreductase, producing MTHKLVDVSIIGAGPTGLFAGFYTGQRGLSMRFIDPLPEPGGQLTALYPEKFIYDVAGYPRVLAKELVNSLRQQTSQFHPDYVLEETATTLERRDGHFELTTNTGAVYPSRAVIVAAGIGAFEPRKLTALGVSDFEGRGVAYSVKNLAAYKDRRVLIIGGGDSAVDWFMMLKDVARSVTLIHRREAFRAHGATVDLMKTAAMKGEGRVMTPYELRELRGEERLSEAVVFQNQTKTEVPLAVDDVLSMAGYLSKLGPIADWGLELDKKRIKVGQDMMTSMPGVFAAGDVASYPGKLKLIATGFGEAAIAANYAAHHIDPELSVEPGHSSDKQQ from the coding sequence GCGGGACCTACCGGCCTTTTCGCCGGTTTCTACACCGGGCAGCGCGGGCTCAGCATGCGCTTTATCGACCCCCTGCCCGAGCCCGGCGGGCAGCTCACCGCCCTCTACCCCGAAAAGTTCATCTACGACGTGGCCGGTTATCCCCGGGTCCTCGCCAAGGAGCTCGTCAACAGCTTGCGCCAGCAGACCAGTCAGTTCCACCCCGACTACGTCCTCGAGGAGACCGCCACCACCCTGGAGAGAAGGGACGGCCACTTCGAGCTGACCACCAACACCGGCGCGGTCTATCCCTCCAGGGCGGTCATCGTCGCGGCGGGCATCGGCGCCTTTGAGCCGCGCAAGCTGACCGCCCTCGGCGTGAGCGACTTCGAGGGCCGGGGCGTCGCCTACAGCGTCAAGAACCTGGCGGCCTACAAGGACCGGCGCGTCCTCATCATCGGCGGTGGCGACTCCGCGGTGGACTGGTTCATGATGCTCAAGGACGTGGCGCGGTCGGTCACGCTGATCCACCGCCGCGAGGCCTTTCGCGCCCATGGGGCCACCGTAGACCTCATGAAGACGGCGGCGATGAAAGGCGAGGGCCGGGTGATGACGCCCTATGAACTAAGGGAGCTGCGGGGCGAGGAGAGGCTGTCGGAGGCGGTCGTCTTCCAGAACCAGACCAAGACCGAGGTGCCCCTCGCCGTCGACGACGTCTTGTCGATGGCGGGCTACCTCTCGAAACTGGGGCCCATCGCCGACTGGGGGCTCGAGCTCGACAAGAAGAGGATCAAGGTCGGCCAGGACATGATGACGAGCATGCCCGGCGTCTTCGCCGCGGGCGACGTGGCCAGCTATCCCGGCAAGCTGAAGCTCATCGCCACCGGCTTCGGCGAGGCGGCCATCGCCGCGAACTACGCCGCGCACCACATCGACCCCGAGCTCTCGGTCGAGCCCGGCCACTCCTCGGACAAACAGCAGTAG
- a CDS encoding LacI family transcriptional regulator, with the protein MVSSEPGRVKIKDVAKHANVSISTVSRVVNELDRVNPETRERVLEVIRELRYQPSAFARGLAIQRTQTLGFVIPILSDPFFLEIVRGVEEAAAAAGHNLLVASQPFEHDARRYLQLFDQRRVDSMILVGIKVPPEELERLLAQGFAVAFVQQDGGEGALTFLADNYGGARVLAEHLLELGYRRIAYIAGSDYTPDNAERLRGLKDALAGRGLAPFAFAQGDYHRGSGSRAMAELIARGPLPEAVFAANDQMAIDAVITIREQGLRVPEDIAVVGFDDVPMAGYVSPALTTVRQPAYEMGYRAASAVLDPEKPLAPKRVVLPTQVVVRQSCGNHLR; encoded by the coding sequence ATGGTTTCGTCGGAGCCTGGCAGGGTAAAGATCAAAGACGTTGCCAAACACGCCAACGTTTCGATCAGCACGGTGTCGCGCGTGGTCAACGAATTGGACCGGGTGAACCCCGAGACCCGCGAACGCGTGCTCGAGGTGATTCGCGAGCTTCGTTATCAGCCGAGCGCCTTCGCCCGTGGCCTCGCCATCCAGCGGACGCAGACTTTGGGCTTTGTGATTCCTATCTTGAGCGACCCCTTTTTCTTGGAGATCGTCCGTGGCGTCGAGGAGGCGGCCGCGGCGGCGGGTCACAACCTGCTTGTCGCCAGCCAGCCCTTTGAGCACGACGCGCGTCGCTATCTCCAGCTCTTCGACCAGCGGCGCGTGGACAGCATGATCCTGGTCGGCATCAAGGTTCCGCCCGAAGAACTCGAGCGGCTCCTAGCTCAAGGCTTCGCGGTGGCCTTCGTTCAGCAAGACGGCGGCGAGGGCGCCTTGACCTTCCTCGCCGACAACTACGGCGGCGCCCGCGTCCTGGCCGAACACCTGCTCGAGCTGGGCTACCGGCGGATCGCCTATATCGCCGGCAGCGACTACACCCCCGACAACGCCGAGCGCCTGCGCGGGCTCAAAGACGCGCTGGCTGGGCGCGGGCTCGCGCCCTTCGCCTTCGCCCAGGGCGACTACCACCGCGGCAGCGGCTCAAGGGCGATGGCGGAGCTCATAGCGCGCGGGCCCTTGCCTGAGGCCGTCTTTGCCGCCAACGACCAGATGGCTATCGACGCCGTCATCACCATCCGTGAGCAGGGGCTTAGGGTCCCTGAGGACATTGCCGTCGTCGGCTTCGACGACGTTCCCATGGCTGGTTACGTGAGCCCGGCGCTCACGACCGTCCGGCAGCCCGCTTACGAGATGGGCTACCGGGCGGCTAGTGCGGTGCTCGATCCCGAGAAACCCCTCGCGCCCAAGCGCGTGGTGTTGCCGACGCAAGTCGTCGTTCGTCAGTCCTGCGGGAACCATCTCCGCTAG